A part of Caviibacter abscessus genomic DNA contains:
- the sufU gene encoding Fe-S cluster assembly sulfur transfer protein SufU: MELEKVYQLTLLEYANRNDLKKDILNATDVERGHNPSCGDDLSVMANIQNGIIKDMSFIGNGCAISTASTAMLIEAIKGINIEKAKNILKIFFKMIKGDEITENEKDLLKDAVILEMTKDMPARIKCATLSWHSTQAILDKY; encoded by the coding sequence ATGGAACTTGAAAAAGTATATCAATTAACACTGCTTGAATATGCAAATAGAAATGATTTAAAAAAAGATATTTTAAATGCCACAGATGTTGAAAGAGGACATAATCCAAGTTGCGGAGATGATTTATCAGTTATGGCAAATATACAAAACGGTATAATTAAAGATATGTCTTTTATTGGAAATGGTTGTGCTATTTCAACGGCTTCTACCGCAATGTTAATTGAAGCAATTAAAGGAATAAATATTGAAAAAGCGAAAAATATACTAAAAATCTTCTTTAAAATGATAAAAGGTGATGAAATAACTGAAAATGAAAAAGATTTATTAAAAGATGCTGTAATACTTGAAATGACAAAAGATATGCCTGCAAGAATAAAATGTGCTACTTTATCTTGGCATAGTACACAGGCAATACTTGATAAATATTAA
- a CDS encoding SufS family cysteine desulfurase — protein sequence MLSDNLREDFPIFLKDDFSYLDTGATSQRPKIVIDAINEYYSNFNANAGRGSYELSIISKSIIENTRKKVKSFVNANEDYEVIFTKNTTEAINILAYSYGLNFFDKDDEILIAISNHHANLVPWQFVAKKTKAKLKYIYLKNDGQLDIEDFKYKLNDNTKLVCLSAVVNTTGIIQDFNTIIELSHTKNAKVLLDCAQSISHFKHDFSTWNVDFAVFSGHKMFSSFGVGILYAKKDILNEMPPFLYGGDMIEYVEENISTYALPPQKFEGGTLDTPAILSLSKAIDYIEDIGYSRIQKIENNLMMELLFRLKNLDFIELYYENTDRVSVISFNVKNVHSHDTAFILDKCKVFVRSGQHCTAPLLNFMGINSTCRISLGIYNTSKDIDMLINALYKVKEIFKI from the coding sequence ATGTTAAGTGATAATTTAAGAGAAGACTTTCCAATATTTTTAAAAGATGATTTTAGCTACTTAGATACTGGTGCTACAAGTCAAAGACCTAAAATAGTAATTGATGCTATTAATGAATACTACTCAAATTTTAATGCAAACGCAGGTAGAGGTTCTTATGAACTTTCAATAATAAGTAAATCAATTATCGAAAATACAAGAAAAAAAGTTAAAAGTTTCGTAAATGCAAATGAAGACTATGAAGTTATTTTCACTAAAAATACTACTGAAGCTATAAACATACTGGCATATAGTTACGGTCTAAATTTTTTTGACAAAGATGATGAAATTTTAATTGCTATTTCAAATCATCATGCAAATTTAGTTCCGTGGCAATTTGTAGCAAAAAAGACAAAAGCAAAACTAAAATATATCTATCTTAAAAATGACGGTCAATTAGATATTGAAGATTTTAAATATAAATTAAACGACAATACTAAACTTGTTTGTTTATCTGCTGTTGTGAATACTACAGGTATAATACAAGATTTTAATACTATAATTGAATTATCACATACAAAAAACGCTAAAGTTCTACTAGATTGTGCTCAATCAATATCACATTTTAAACATGATTTTTCTACTTGGAATGTTGATTTTGCAGTTTTTTCAGGTCATAAAATGTTTAGTTCTTTTGGAGTTGGAATACTTTATGCAAAAAAAGATATTTTAAATGAAATGCCTCCTTTTTTATATGGAGGGGATATGATAGAATATGTTGAGGAAAATATATCAACATATGCACTACCTCCTCAAAAATTTGAAGGAGGAACACTTGATACACCCGCTATATTAAGTCTTTCAAAAGCCATTGACTATATAGAAGATATTGGATATTCAAGAATACAAAAAATAGAAAATAATTTAATGATGGAGCTTTTATTTAGACTAAAAAATTTAGATTTTATTGAACTTTATTATGAAAATACAGACAGAGTAAGTGTTATTTCATTCAATGTTAAAAACGTGCATTCTCATGATACAGCTTTCATTTTAGATAAATGCAAAGTTTTTGTACGTTCAGGGCAACATTGTACTGCACCTTTATTAAATTTTATGGGTATTAACTCAACTTGTAGAATAAGTCTTGGGATATATAATACATCAAAAGATATAGATATGCTTATTAATGCACTTTACAAGGTAAAAGAAATATTTAAAATATAA
- a CDS encoding carbohydrate ABC transporter permease: MEVKRTSAFAVISMIILIVFTIFFIFPFYWILSGSFKLQEIAITIPPEWIPLSPTLKNYETLLIPLTYRWFINSVIISSFTTIFVCTTASLGGYALAKKHFPGASILFIIFVGAMALPKQVILIPLLKFITELGWIDTYKALILPAVGWPFGVFLMKQFSHSVPNELLESAKIDGCNEFKTFTNIVLPIIKPGIGALAIFTFISSWNDYFSQLIFTNSDKMKTLPLGVAAMAQQAEFSLNYGLLMAGAALASLPMIIVFLMFQSYFTQGVTLGAVKG; this comes from the coding sequence ATGGAAGTAAAAAGAACATCAGCTTTTGCTGTTATATCAATGATAATATTAATAGTTTTTACAATATTTTTCATTTTCCCTTTTTATTGGATACTAAGTGGTTCATTTAAATTACAAGAAATCGCAATTACAATTCCACCTGAATGGATACCTTTATCTCCAACTTTAAAAAATTATGAAACTTTGCTTATTCCATTAACATATAGATGGTTTATAAACTCAGTGATAATCTCATCATTTACAACTATATTTGTATGCACAACTGCATCTCTTGGTGGATACGCCCTTGCTAAAAAACATTTTCCAGGTGCAAGTATATTGTTTATAATATTTGTTGGAGCTATGGCACTACCTAAACAAGTTATATTAATACCTCTTTTAAAATTTATAACTGAACTAGGTTGGATTGACACTTACAAGGCCCTTATACTACCTGCTGTAGGTTGGCCCTTCGGAGTGTTTTTAATGAAACAGTTTTCACATTCTGTACCAAACGAATTACTAGAATCTGCTAAAATTGATGGTTGTAATGAATTTAAAACTTTTACAAATATAGTTTTACCTATTATAAAACCAGGAATTGGAGCCCTTGCTATATTTACATTTATTTCAAGTTGGAATGATTATTTTTCACAACTAATATTTACAAATAGTGATAAAATGAAAACTTTACCACTTGGAGTTGCTGCAATGGCACAACAAGCTGAATTTTCACTAAATTATGGACTTCTTATGGCTGGTGCAGCTCTTGCATCATTACCTATGATAATAGTTTTCTTAATGTTCCAAAGTTATTTCACTCAAGGTGTTACATTAGGAGCTGTTAAAGGATGA
- a CDS encoding MurR/RpiR family transcriptional regulator has translation MKHISLIQSFYPSFSKQEKKIAQFVIEQSNLVSYMSLQEITKKIKVSEATIVRFVKKLGYKGFIEFKLEVAKENMVENPENSDDFIEVIHNNINKTINSTKELINKEDINKAIKLIETSNKVYIYGLGASGVAAIEMQNRFLRYGKFSTAITDSHFQIMYSSTTTSNDLIIVISLSGETIDLIYPLNVAKNNNCKIIAITNYIMSPIAKMADICLLTAGKETPLNGGSLIAKISQLYLIDIIATAYAIKNMKNATNAKEKIAIAVANKNKE, from the coding sequence ATGAAGCATATTTCATTGATACAGTCGTTTTATCCATCATTTAGTAAACAAGAAAAGAAAATAGCTCAATTTGTCATAGAACAATCAAATTTAGTTTCATATATGTCTTTACAAGAAATAACTAAAAAAATAAAAGTATCCGAAGCAACTATTGTTCGTTTTGTAAAAAAACTTGGCTATAAAGGATTTATAGAGTTTAAACTAGAAGTTGCTAAAGAAAATATGGTAGAAAACCCTGAAAATAGTGATGATTTTATTGAAGTGATACATAATAATATAAATAAAACCATAAATTCCACTAAAGAGTTGATAAATAAAGAAGATATAAATAAAGCTATAAAATTAATTGAAACATCTAATAAAGTATATATTTATGGTCTTGGTGCTTCAGGAGTTGCAGCTATTGAAATGCAAAACAGATTTTTAAGATATGGTAAATTTTCAACTGCAATAACTGATAGTCACTTTCAAATAATGTATTCTTCAACTACAACTAGTAATGATTTAATAATAGTTATTAGTCTATCCGGAGAAACCATAGATTTAATATATCCTTTAAATGTAGCCAAAAATAACAACTGCAAAATAATAGCAATCACAAATTATATTATGTCACCCATTGCAAAAATGGCTGATATATGTCTATTAACAGCCGGTAAAGAAACTCCCCTTAATGGTGGTTCATTAATTGCAAAAATCTCACAATTATATTTAATTGATATAATCGCTACTGCTTATGCTATAAAAAACATGAAAAATGCAACAAATGCAAAAGAGAAAATTGCCATTGCCGTTGCAAATAAAAACAAAGAATGA
- a CDS encoding carbohydrate ABC transporter permease, whose product MLANVKKINWKKVDYSAYLFILPILIFFTSFVLYPMIKGIYLSLFRFRGRNISFVGLSHYINLFKDEIFIKSTLNTLLITVIAVPIVVAFSIFVAINIYEKNAFIRSFFRGIFYIPAISSVVSVTVVWNWIYHPKYGILNYILQTAHITKTNVDWLGNPRTAIFAIIAILITTSVGQPIILYVAALGNVPKDLIEASKIDGATDKKTFTHIIWPMIKPTTLYIVVVTTINSFQIFALIQLLTAGGPNYATSTIMYLVYQKAIVESRYGASSAMGVILAIIIGVISIFQFKILSHDVD is encoded by the coding sequence ATGTTAGCTAATGTAAAAAAAATAAACTGGAAAAAAGTTGATTACAGTGCTTATTTATTTATATTACCTATACTTATATTTTTTACTTCATTTGTCCTATATCCAATGATTAAAGGTATTTACCTTTCATTATTTAGATTTAGAGGTAGAAACATTAGTTTTGTAGGTTTATCACACTACATTAATTTATTTAAAGATGAAATATTTATTAAATCAACGTTAAATACGCTACTTATAACAGTAATAGCTGTTCCTATTGTTGTTGCATTTTCTATTTTTGTAGCAATAAATATTTATGAAAAAAATGCTTTTATAAGATCATTTTTTAGAGGTATTTTTTATATTCCTGCCATATCATCTGTAGTTTCTGTTACTGTTGTATGGAACTGGATTTATCACCCAAAATATGGGATATTAAACTATATTTTACAAACTGCTCATATAACTAAAACAAATGTTGACTGGCTTGGTAATCCTAGAACTGCTATATTTGCAATTATAGCTATACTTATAACTACAAGCGTTGGTCAGCCTATAATTTTATATGTAGCCGCTTTAGGTAATGTTCCCAAAGACTTAATTGAAGCTTCTAAAATTGACGGGGCAACAGACAAAAAAACATTTACTCATATAATTTGGCCTATGATTAAACCCACAACTTTATATATAGTAGTTGTAACAACTATTAACAGTTTCCAAATATTTGCACTTATACAGTTACTTACTGCTGGAGGACCAAACTATGCTACTTCAACTATAATGTATCTTGTATATCAAAAGGCAATTGTTGAAAGTAGATATGGGGCTTCTTCTGCTATGGGAGTTATTCTTGCAATAATTATTGGAGTTATATCAATATTTCAATTTAAAATTTTATCACATGATGTTGATTAA
- a CDS encoding ROK family protein: protein MKCLCFDVGGTSIKYAIIENNKIGKISSIPTRKTKTSNNILDDIISICTNYKKIDAIGVCTAGVVDSDLGKIIFSGPTIPGYTGTKIKKIIEEKFNIPCFVENDVNCAAYGEYIYTNSPDNMFCMTIGTGVGGAFILNDKIYKGNNFMACEIGYMPFKKGIFQDFASTSFLTEYVSKKLEKKVDGLYIFENAKKGDKICKNAINTLVKNLTHGILNVIYTLNPSKIIIGGGITAQKEYLEPLIIKNVNKKIINKKFSTKIELATLENNAGLFGIYYIIRKELK, encoded by the coding sequence ATGAAATGTCTTTGTTTTGATGTAGGTGGAACAAGTATAAAATACGCTATTATAGAAAATAACAAAATAGGAAAAATAAGTAGTATTCCCACAAGAAAAACAAAAACATCAAATAATATTTTAGATGATATTATATCTATATGTACAAATTATAAAAAAATTGATGCAATTGGTGTATGTACAGCAGGAGTTGTTGACAGTGATTTAGGCAAAATTATTTTTTCAGGTCCAACAATTCCAGGATATACAGGGACAAAAATAAAAAAAATAATAGAAGAAAAATTTAATATACCTTGTTTTGTTGAAAATGACGTTAATTGTGCTGCTTATGGAGAATATATTTATACAAATTCACCTGATAATATGTTTTGCATGACAATAGGAACAGGTGTAGGCGGAGCATTCATATTAAATGATAAAATTTACAAAGGTAACAATTTCATGGCTTGTGAAATTGGTTATATGCCTTTTAAAAAAGGAATTTTTCAAGATTTTGCTTCAACTTCATTTTTAACTGAATATGTAAGTAAAAAATTAGAAAAAAAAGTTGATGGTTTATACATTTTTGAAAATGCAAAAAAAGGCGATAAAATTTGCAAAAATGCTATAAATACTCTCGTAAAAAATTTAACTCATGGAATTTTAAATGTTATTTATACTTTAAATCCAAGTAAAATTATAATAGGTGGAGGAATAACAGCACAAAAAGAATACTTAGAACCTCTTATTATTAAAAACGTAAATAAAAAAATAATAAATAAAAAATTTAGTACGAAAATAGAATTAGCTACACTTGAAAATAATGCAGGGCTATTTGGTATTTACTATATTATCAGAAAGGAATTGAAATGA
- a CDS encoding ABC transporter substrate-binding protein, with product MKKNFFKNFAICSTLAFSLLSCGTKKADSTASEKVTIKYWSFPNFTSDSEFKTPEEYDQALIKAFEEKNPNIKVEYQKIDFTDGPAKIETAIQSKANPDVVIDAPGRIIDWAKKGYLVSFDEVDQSKYSKNILSASSYEGKLYLYPLGTAPFLMAFNKVITDKLGVTDLLPLNKEGRNWTVAEFEKLLTEISKKDSSIDPILFYTKSQAGDQGPRAFVSNLFNSWITDENVSKYTINDENGVKALEWIKKAYDNKLLGKGVSAEAKDALEAFRSGKAAGTILYSPGLKGQDAQAMASGKLDPVFVAFPNESGKAKFEFLLAGAAVFDNGDAAKVAAAKKFVDFIINDPVWGERSLKATKNFSPTGKSGLYGEDKEIKFLESLSAQFGPYYNTIDGYAQMRPLWFNMVQSILNGQQKVKEALDKFVNDANKTIEDAK from the coding sequence ATGAAAAAAAATTTTTTTAAAAATTTTGCAATTTGCTCTACATTAGCATTTTCGTTACTTTCTTGTGGTACTAAAAAAGCAGATTCAACTGCTTCTGAAAAAGTTACAATTAAATATTGGTCTTTCCCTAATTTCACTTCTGACAGTGAATTTAAAACACCTGAAGAATATGATCAAGCGTTAATCAAAGCTTTTGAAGAAAAAAATCCTAACATTAAAGTTGAATATCAAAAAATTGACTTTACTGACGGTCCTGCAAAAATTGAAACAGCTATACAATCAAAAGCAAATCCTGATGTTGTTATAGATGCACCAGGTCGTATAATAGATTGGGCTAAAAAAGGTTATTTAGTTTCATTTGATGAAGTTGACCAAAGCAAATATTCAAAAAATATTTTAAGTGCTTCAAGTTATGAAGGTAAATTATACTTATACCCTTTAGGAACTGCTCCATTTTTAATGGCATTTAATAAAGTTATTACCGATAAATTAGGTGTTACTGATTTATTACCTTTAAATAAAGAAGGAAGAAACTGGACAGTTGCTGAATTTGAAAAGTTACTTACAGAAATAAGCAAAAAAGATAGTAGCATAGATCCTATTTTATTCTATACTAAATCTCAAGCCGGAGACCAAGGACCTAGAGCATTTGTTTCTAATCTATTTAACTCTTGGATAACTGATGAAAACGTAAGTAAATATACTATTAACGATGAAAATGGGGTTAAAGCTCTTGAATGGATAAAGAAAGCTTACGATAATAAATTATTAGGTAAAGGTGTTTCTGCTGAAGCAAAAGATGCTCTAGAAGCATTTAGAAGTGGTAAGGCTGCTGGTACAATTTTATATTCTCCTGGATTAAAAGGTCAAGATGCTCAAGCTATGGCAAGTGGTAAATTAGATCCTGTATTTGTTGCATTCCCTAATGAAAGCGGTAAAGCTAAATTTGAATTTTTATTAGCTGGTGCTGCTGTATTTGATAATGGAGATGCTGCTAAAGTTGCTGCTGCTAAAAAATTTGTAGACTTTATTATTAACGATCCTGTATGGGGTGAAAGATCACTTAAAGCAACTAAAAACTTCTCACCTACAGGTAAATCTGGATTATATGGTGAAGATAAAGAAATCAAATTCTTAGAAAGCTTAAGTGCACAATTTGGTCCATATTATAATACAATAGATGGTTATGCTCAAATGAGACCACTTTGGTTTAACATGGTACAATCAATTTTAAATGGTCAACAAAAAGTTAAAGAAGCTCTTGATAAATTTGTAAATGATGCAAATAAAACTATTGAAGATGCAAAATAA
- a CDS encoding LacI family DNA-binding transcriptional regulator → MKVKIKDIATKLNLSSSTVSLVLNNRPSRISEKTRLKILSMAGKLNYSKDIETDIEDKININTIGILITDLDKRYDLELVMNIRKKLKEKMYTSFIIETTDNIDEVLNCLDNLMAKGIDGIILIAPKDVDKILDSYFDIFSIPVVIFNKNAYTGNSNCVYIDYDEIKKEIQNKGEKIVEINNIEDAMNYKKGICLEETDITKAFHIKSVFIDNSYIAKKITDLLIQNIEDKDMKTKEIIISPKI, encoded by the coding sequence ATGAAAGTTAAAATAAAGGACATTGCAACAAAATTAAACTTGTCATCGTCTACGGTAAGTTTAGTTTTAAACAATAGACCTTCAAGAATTTCTGAAAAAACTAGATTAAAGATATTATCTATGGCAGGTAAATTAAATTATAGTAAAGATATAGAAACAGATATTGAAGATAAAATAAATATAAATACTATAGGAATTTTAATTACAGACCTTGATAAGAGATATGATTTAGAACTGGTTATGAATATCAGAAAAAAATTAAAAGAAAAAATGTATACTTCTTTTATTATTGAAACTACTGACAACATAGATGAAGTATTAAATTGTTTAGATAATCTAATGGCTAAGGGTATAGATGGAATAATTTTAATAGCTCCAAAAGATGTTGACAAAATTTTAGATAGTTATTTTGATATTTTTTCAATACCTGTTGTAATATTTAATAAAAATGCATATACGGGTAATTCCAATTGTGTTTATATTGATTATGATGAGATAAAAAAAGAGATACAAAATAAAGGTGAAAAAATAGTAGAAATTAATAATATAGAAGATGCGATGAATTATAAAAAAGGCATTTGTCTTGAAGAAACCGATATTACGAAAGCCTTTCATATTAAAAGTGTTTTTATAGATAATAGCTATATAGCAAAAAAAATAACTGATTTACTGATACAAAATATAGAAGATAAAGATATGAAAACAAAAGAAATTATAATTTCTCCAAAAATATAA
- a CDS encoding ABC transporter ATP-binding protein — protein sequence MAEVILKKVEKQYPNGFKAVHGIDLEIKDGEFMVFVGPSGCAKSTTLRMIAGLEEITGGEIYIGDQLVNDVPPKDRGIAMVFQNYALYPHMTVYENMAFGLKLRKTPKEEIDRRVKEAAEKLEITELLDRKPKEMSGGQRQRVALGRAIVREPKVFLFDEPLSNLDAKLRVSMRVRITQLHKELKTTMIYVTHDQVEAMTMGDRITVLKFGRIMQVDTPLNLYHRPANKFVAGFIGSPTMNLIEATLVEKDNKVYVNIDGVDIELVEEKAQKVKSYVGKKVIFGIRPESITVGQGIEGDISVVEQMGNEEYIYFNLGNAQWTARINVEGIDQVKKTGKCLFGFDTSKCHIFDIETEENISL from the coding sequence TTGGCAGAAGTAATTTTAAAGAAAGTTGAAAAACAATATCCAAATGGATTTAAAGCAGTACATGGAATAGATTTAGAGATTAAAGATGGAGAGTTCATGGTATTTGTTGGTCCATCAGGTTGTGCAAAATCAACAACACTTCGTATGATAGCAGGTCTTGAAGAAATTACAGGCGGAGAAATTTACATAGGAGATCAATTAGTAAATGATGTTCCACCTAAAGATAGAGGAATAGCAATGGTTTTCCAAAATTATGCACTATATCCTCATATGACAGTTTATGAAAATATGGCATTTGGTTTAAAACTTAGAAAAACTCCTAAAGAAGAAATAGATAGAAGAGTTAAGGAAGCAGCTGAAAAATTAGAAATAACAGAACTTTTAGATAGAAAACCTAAAGAAATGTCAGGTGGACAAAGACAAAGAGTTGCACTTGGACGTGCTATTGTAAGAGAACCTAAAGTTTTCCTATTTGACGAACCACTTTCAAATCTTGATGCAAAATTAAGAGTTTCAATGCGTGTTAGAATAACACAATTACATAAAGAGTTAAAAACAACAATGATATATGTTACTCATGATCAAGTAGAAGCTATGACTATGGGAGATAGAATAACAGTATTAAAATTTGGTAGAATAATGCAAGTTGACACACCTCTTAACCTATATCATAGACCTGCAAATAAATTCGTTGCAGGATTTATTGGATCACCTACTATGAACCTTATAGAAGCAACTTTAGTTGAAAAAGATAATAAAGTTTATGTTAATATTGACGGGGTAGATATAGAATTAGTTGAAGAAAAAGCTCAAAAAGTTAAATCATATGTTGGTAAAAAAGTAATATTTGGTATAAGACCTGAATCAATAACTGTAGGTCAAGGTATAGAAGGAGATATAAGCGTTGTAGAGCAAATGGGAAATGAAGAATACATATACTTTAATTTAGGTAATGCACAATGGACTGCAAGAATTAATGTTGAAGGTATAGATCAAGTTAAGAAAACAGGAAAATGCTTATTCGGATTTGATACTTCAAAATGCCATATATTTGATATAGAAACAGAAGAGAATATCAGCCTATAA
- a CDS encoding ABC transporter ATP-binding protein, producing the protein MLLKLENISKKFDSEYIFKNISFEVNEGEIFSIVGKSGIGKSTIGKIILGIIKQDSGNILFLNKPLENRKISDIQMIFQDPYSALNEAMTVRQILKEPLIVNKYDNVDEKVNEMLKFLGLENFENKYPCDLSGGQRQRVIVGAAMILRPKLVVCDEPVASLDLTIQEQIINLIKFFNKEYNTAFVFISHDKFLVKHISNRIYTMEGIKNEKN; encoded by the coding sequence ATGCTTTTAAAATTAGAAAATATTTCTAAAAAGTTTGATTCTGAATATATTTTTAAAAATATATCTTTTGAAGTGAATGAGGGAGAAATTTTTTCAATAGTTGGTAAATCCGGTATAGGAAAATCAACTATAGGTAAAATCATATTAGGTATTATTAAACAAGATAGTGGTAATATTCTATTTTTAAATAAGCCTTTAGAAAATAGAAAAATTTCTGATATCCAAATGATATTTCAAGATCCCTATAGTGCTTTAAATGAAGCAATGACTGTCAGACAAATTTTAAAAGAACCACTTATCGTTAATAAATACGATAATGTTGATGAAAAAGTAAATGAAATGTTAAAATTTCTTGGATTAGAAAATTTTGAAAACAAATATCCTTGTGACTTATCTGGTGGACAAAGACAAAGAGTTATAGTTGGAGCTGCTATGATATTAAGACCTAAATTAGTTGTTTGTGATGAACCCGTAGCTTCTTTAGATTTAACTATACAAGAACAAATCATTAACTTAATTAAATTTTTTAATAAAGAATATAATACTGCTTTTGTATTCATATCACATGATAAATTTTTAGTAAAACATATATCAAATAGAATATATACCATGGAGGGAATAAAAAATGAAAAGAACTAA
- a CDS encoding dihydrodipicolinate synthase family protein, which translates to MKYDLDKFKGIFMAMYSTYDENGNVCAKRAKALTRYYIEKGVKGLYVGGSSGEGVLQNEEERKLMLEAVMEEARGKLTIIAHIGANSTTESVRLAKHAKEVGVDAISSIPCVYYGFSPKAIKEHWIAMIEATDLPFIIYHIPQTTRFNLPLYLFKEMAAMEQVIGIKCSSESTFELQQFKYIGEQVKNGEFLVFNGPDEQFIAGRMIGADAGIGGTYGVMPELFLKLDELVKNNEIQKARELQNKVNEIIVGLLSGPSLYGVTKYILHLRGIETGQPRGPMLPIKSQEDINLCIKLDKMINETIKNYC; encoded by the coding sequence ATGAAATACGACTTAGACAAATTTAAAGGAATTTTTATGGCTATGTATTCTACATACGATGAAAATGGAAATGTATGTGCCAAAAGAGCAAAAGCTCTTACAAGATACTACATAGAAAAAGGTGTTAAAGGTCTTTATGTTGGAGGCTCATCAGGTGAAGGTGTTCTTCAAAATGAAGAAGAAAGAAAACTTATGCTTGAAGCTGTTATGGAAGAAGCACGTGGAAAATTGACAATCATCGCACATATAGGAGCTAATTCAACTACTGAATCTGTTAGACTTGCAAAACATGCTAAAGAAGTAGGTGTTGATGCTATATCTTCAATTCCTTGTGTATATTACGGATTTTCTCCAAAAGCTATTAAAGAACACTGGATAGCTATGATAGAAGCTACTGATTTACCATTTATAATCTATCATATTCCACAAACTACAAGATTTAATTTGCCACTTTATTTATTTAAAGAAATGGCTGCTATGGAACAAGTAATAGGTATTAAATGTTCATCTGAAAGTACATTTGAACTGCAACAATTCAAATACATAGGAGAACAAGTTAAAAACGGAGAATTTTTAGTATTTAACGGTCCAGACGAACAATTTATTGCAGGACGTATGATTGGGGCAGATGCAGGTATTGGTGGAACTTACGGTGTGATGCCTGAACTATTTTTAAAACTTGATGAATTAGTTAAAAACAATGAAATACAAAAAGCTCGTGAACTTCAAAATAAAGTTAATGAAATAATTGTCGGTTTACTTTCAGGTCCTTCTCTATATGGTGTTACAAAATATATTTTACATTTAAGAGGCATTGAAACAGGTCAACCAAGAGGTCCTATGTTACCTATTAAATCACAAGAAGACATAAATCTTTGCATAAAACTTGATAAGATGATAAATGAAACAATTAAAAATTATTGTTAA
- a CDS encoding N-acetylmannosamine-6-phosphate 2-epimerase, which produces MKKEDILKILKGQLIVSCQALSHEPLYLEEMSIMPLMAKAAILGGACGIRANSFRDVSKIKEAVSVPVIGLIKKKYDNFPQHITVGIDEIDELVEAKADIIALDCTLRERFDGLTINEFIEKIKKKYPNILLMADISTLEEGINAYKAGVDFVGTTLSGYTPYTKNDPAPNFDLIKQLVESIPIPVIAEGRIHTPEQAKKMLDLGAYAVVVGGAITRPLEITERFIKGMGLK; this is translated from the coding sequence ATGAAAAAAGAAGATATACTAAAAATTTTAAAAGGTCAACTAATAGTTTCCTGTCAAGCTCTTTCACATGAACCTTTGTATCTTGAAGAAATGTCAATCATGCCTTTAATGGCTAAAGCTGCTATTTTAGGTGGAGCTTGCGGTATTAGAGCTAATAGTTTTCGTGATGTATCTAAAATAAAAGAAGCTGTAAGTGTTCCTGTAATAGGTTTGATTAAGAAAAAATATGATAACTTTCCACAACATATAACAGTTGGTATAGACGAAATTGATGAATTAGTTGAAGCTAAAGCAGATATAATTGCTCTTGATTGTACACTTCGTGAAAGATTTGATGGTCTTACAATAAATGAATTCATAGAAAAAATAAAGAAAAAATATCCAAATATCCTTTTAATGGCAGATATATCAACTTTAGAAGAAGGAATTAATGCATATAAAGCCGGAGTTGATTTTGTAGGTACTACTCTTAGCGGTTATACTCCTTATACAAAAAATGATCCTGCACCTAATTTTGACTTAATAAAACAATTAGTTGAAAGTATCCCTATTCCTGTCATTGCAGAAGGTAGAATACATACTCCAGAACAAGCAAAAAAAATGCTTGATTTAGGAGCTTATGCAGTTGTTGTAGGTGGAGCTATAACTAGACCTCTTGAAATAACTGAAAGATTTATAAAAGGTATGGGATTAAAATGA